Proteins from a single region of Lysinibacillus sp. JNUCC-52:
- the yqeK gene encoding bis(5'-nucleosyl)-tetraphosphatase (symmetrical) YqeK — MEREQYLAAIKPRMPEKRYIHTLGVTETAIALAKIYGENEKKAETAAILHDIAKYADVKWMEQIVQNENLDQQLIGWGSELLHGPVGAYIAESEFGISDEDILNAIRFHTTGRVAMSRLEKILFVADMIEPNRNFDGVERLRKKAQKNLDKAMSACIRHTLAFLIDTKQAIYPLSIACYNDMMKREDSEG, encoded by the coding sequence ATGGAACGCGAACAGTATCTAGCAGCGATTAAACCACGTATGCCTGAAAAGCGTTATATTCATACACTTGGGGTAACGGAAACAGCCATCGCGTTAGCGAAAATTTACGGTGAGAATGAGAAGAAAGCTGAAACAGCAGCTATTCTCCATGACATTGCAAAATATGCAGATGTCAAATGGATGGAGCAGATTGTTCAAAACGAAAATTTAGATCAACAACTGATTGGCTGGGGCAGTGAATTACTACATGGTCCAGTTGGGGCATATATTGCTGAAAGTGAATTCGGCATTTCAGATGAAGATATTTTGAATGCTATTCGCTTTCATACGACAGGGCGTGTAGCAATGAGTCGTTTAGAAAAAATACTTTTTGTCGCAGATATGATTGAACCGAATCGAAACTTCGATGGGGTTGAACGTCTGCGGAAAAAAGCGCAAAAAAATTTGGATAAGGCAATGAGTGCCTGTATACGTCATACACTAGCATTTTTAATTGATACAAAGCAGGCAATTTACCCATTATCTATAGCATGTTATAACGATATGATGAAAAGAGAGGACAGTGAAGGATGA
- a CDS encoding YqeG family HAD IIIA-type phosphatase, whose protein sequence is MYNFLLPDEFVTSIFEITPEKLQELGIKGIITDLDNTLVEWDRADATEELIIWLRIMKESGIRVIIASNNKEARVKHFADPLNIPYIHKAKKPLRNAFYSAVIQLGLRPNEVVMVGDQLLTDVMGANRLGLHTILVKPVAQSDGLVTKFNRFVERRVFNDLKRKGIITWEEKE, encoded by the coding sequence TTGTATAATTTTTTATTACCAGATGAATTTGTGACAAGCATTTTTGAAATTACACCAGAAAAGCTTCAAGAACTAGGCATTAAAGGGATTATTACAGATTTAGATAATACGCTTGTGGAATGGGACCGTGCAGATGCAACGGAAGAGCTTATTATTTGGCTACGTATTATGAAGGAATCAGGTATTCGCGTTATTATTGCGTCGAATAATAAAGAGGCGCGTGTAAAGCATTTTGCTGACCCGCTTAATATTCCGTATATTCATAAAGCAAAAAAGCCACTTCGCAATGCCTTTTATAGTGCTGTAATTCAATTAGGATTACGTCCAAATGAAGTAGTCATGGTAGGAGACCAGCTACTAACAGATGTAATGGGTGCCAATCGTTTAGGACTGCATACGATTTTAGTAAAACCAGTTGCACAATCAGATGGGCTCGTAACAAAATTTAATCGTTTCGTTGAGCGTCGTGTGTTCAATGATTTAAAACGAAAAGGAATAATTACTTGGGAGGAAAAAGAATGA
- a CDS encoding YrrS family protein, giving the protein MSERKTRSSRHLQPSRNKKLDKMLNVLIGIVIILIVITATYVFKWQDDEQEAVKEEPVQEQKNEEGEQEPQKEEDSAENEEQSTDKEQSTDEDQSKEEEQQLEQNTAEETTSDDPIVDRVVTDKNWKPTPTTQTGAHVSSYDDQSVDWAEKIATITAVTGITNDNMIVWRLQNNGGANKAIATVSTKDKSEKYRVSMEWVDNEGWLPVKLEQLNTLDGAY; this is encoded by the coding sequence ATGAGTGAACGAAAAACACGAAGCAGTCGTCATTTGCAGCCATCTCGCAATAAAAAGCTAGATAAGATGTTGAATGTTTTAATTGGTATAGTCATTATACTAATTGTTATAACGGCAACGTATGTGTTTAAGTGGCAGGATGACGAACAAGAAGCAGTTAAAGAGGAACCAGTTCAGGAACAAAAGAACGAAGAAGGTGAGCAGGAACCTCAGAAAGAGGAAGACAGCGCCGAAAATGAAGAACAATCGACAGATAAAGAACAATCGACAGACGAAGACCAGTCGAAAGAGGAAGAACAGCAGCTAGAGCAAAATACGGCTGAAGAAACGACGTCTGACGATCCGATTGTTGATCGTGTTGTGACAGATAAAAACTGGAAGCCAACGCCTACAACGCAAACAGGAGCACATGTATCGTCATATGATGACCAATCTGTCGACTGGGCAGAGAAAATCGCTACAATTACCGCAGTGACAGGTATAACAAATGATAATATGATTGTTTGGCGTTTACAAAATAATGGTGGGGCGAATAAAGCAATTGCAACCGTTTCTACGAAAGATAAGAGTGAAAAGTATCGTGTCAGTATGGAATGGGTTGATAATGAAGGCTGGCTGCCAGTAAAACTAGAACAGTTGAATACATTAGATGGTGCCTATTGA
- the sigK gene encoding RNA polymerase sporulation sigma factor SigK — MSGIFTSMLQLWFEIPALFGYLKGQTFHKPFSKEEEAACIERFLGGDEQARLDLIERNMRLVAHVVKKFHPKHEQLDDYISIGTIGLMKAVESYTPDKKTRLATYAARCIENEILMHLRTQKKVQKDVSLFEPIGTDKDGNALQIRDLLQCDEESATEKLEHKEHVAQLYHYLHMLDERELEIVTLRYGLNQHDALTQKEIAARLNISRSYVSRIEKRALIKLYQFYKRDQKSIE, encoded by the coding sequence ATGAGCGGAATTTTTACTTCTATGTTGCAGTTATGGTTTGAAATTCCTGCGTTATTCGGTTATTTAAAAGGGCAAACATTCCATAAACCCTTTTCTAAAGAAGAGGAAGCTGCTTGTATTGAACGATTTTTAGGTGGTGATGAGCAAGCGCGTCTTGATTTAATCGAGCGCAATATGCGACTTGTTGCACATGTCGTAAAAAAATTCCACCCTAAGCACGAGCAACTCGATGACTATATTTCCATCGGTACAATTGGTCTAATGAAAGCCGTTGAAAGCTATACCCCTGATAAAAAGACGCGCCTTGCTACGTACGCAGCGCGCTGTATTGAAAATGAAATTTTAATGCACTTACGGACACAGAAAAAAGTACAAAAGGATGTTTCTTTGTTTGAACCGATTGGTACAGATAAAGATGGAAATGCGCTGCAAATTCGCGATTTGCTTCAATGTGATGAAGAAAGTGCAACAGAAAAATTAGAACACAAAGAGCACGTTGCGCAGTTGTATCATTATTTGCATATGCTTGATGAACGAGAGCTTGAAATTGTCACACTGCGCTACGGATTAAATCAACATGACGCACTTACCCAAAAAGAAATTGCTGCCCGTTTGAACATTTCTCGTAGTTATGTATCTCGCATAGAAAAGCGAGCACTCATTAAACTCTATCAATTTTACAAAAGAGATCAAAAGTCTATTGAGTAA
- the pssA gene encoding CDP-diacylglycerol--serine O-phosphatidyltransferase: MKSHAANFITISNMSFGGAAIMATLHEYYSYSVLFIFIAALLDRYDGKVARALGQVSELGKQLDSMSDIISFGVAPALLMYEVVLVDFGFAGMMMTVLYIVCGAMRLARFNISEANGYFTGLPITAAGTLLTLTYFASNTFHPAFYLFLLPILALLMISTFTLKKV, encoded by the coding sequence ATGAAATCGCACGCAGCAAACTTCATTACTATTAGTAATATGTCCTTTGGTGGCGCGGCCATTATGGCCACTTTACATGAATATTATAGCTATAGTGTCTTGTTTATCTTTATTGCTGCTCTTCTCGATCGTTATGACGGGAAAGTAGCACGTGCACTCGGACAGGTTTCTGAGTTAGGTAAGCAATTAGATTCTATGAGTGATATTATATCATTTGGTGTAGCCCCTGCATTATTAATGTATGAAGTTGTCCTAGTTGATTTTGGTTTCGCGGGCATGATGATGACCGTTCTTTATATCGTCTGCGGTGCGATGCGATTAGCTCGCTTCAATATTAGTGAAGCAAACGGTTATTTCACTGGACTACCGATTACAGCTGCTGGTACGCTATTAACATTAACGTATTTTGCGTCCAATACGTTCCACCCAGCTTTTTATCTTTTCCTACTTCCCATTTTAGCTTTACTAATGATCAGTACATTCACGTTAAAAAAAGTGTAA
- the yhbY gene encoding ribosome assembly RNA-binding protein YhbY, which yields MLTGKQKRFLRAEAHHLTPIFQVGKGGVNDEMTKQIREALEVRELIKVRILDNCEDDKQEVAEALAKGAHAELVQLIGLTVVLYKESRNNKKIVLPKVAK from the coding sequence ATGTTAACAGGTAAACAAAAGCGTTTTTTACGTGCAGAAGCACATCATTTAACACCAATTTTCCAAGTAGGAAAAGGCGGCGTTAATGACGAAATGACAAAGCAAATTCGTGAAGCATTAGAAGTACGTGAACTAATTAAAGTGCGTATTTTAGATAACTGTGAAGATGACAAACAAGAAGTGGCGGAAGCTCTTGCAAAAGGTGCGCATGCTGAGCTTGTACAATTAATCGGATTGACAGTTGTATTATATAAAGAATCACGTAACAACAAAAAAATTGTGTTACCAAAAGTAGCGAAATAA
- the aroE gene encoding shikimate dehydrogenase, with protein sequence MKKWFAVIGDPIEHSKSPAMHNAWFEEMAIDATYIPVHVTPDQLEAAVVGFKTLGASGWNVTIPHKTAIIPYLDELDELAEKMGAVNTVVRTKNGKLKGYNTDGLGFVRSLEEAVGKSHKEKPVLLIGAGGAARGIAFAMQQQGYTNLTIANRTVANAQAIIDELGTGRAISLAQAEETLADYGIFVQMTSAGLVAGEYSMPFSLNRLVKGAIVADIVYNPLMTPFLQAAEEKGATVVTGLGMFVHQGAIAFQYWLDEYPKTNSMIARLKAQLGGQ encoded by the coding sequence ATGAAGAAGTGGTTTGCAGTAATTGGTGATCCGATCGAACATTCAAAATCACCAGCCATGCATAATGCTTGGTTTGAGGAAATGGCGATCGATGCAACTTATATTCCAGTACATGTGACACCAGATCAGTTAGAAGCGGCTGTTGTTGGTTTTAAAACATTAGGTGCAAGTGGTTGGAATGTTACTATCCCCCATAAGACAGCAATCATTCCTTATTTAGATGAGTTAGATGAGCTAGCAGAAAAAATGGGTGCGGTAAATACAGTTGTCCGAACAAAAAACGGTAAGTTAAAAGGGTACAATACTGATGGGCTTGGTTTTGTTCGCTCGTTAGAAGAAGCTGTCGGCAAGTCACATAAAGAAAAGCCTGTCCTTCTTATCGGAGCAGGAGGGGCAGCACGTGGCATAGCTTTTGCAATGCAACAACAAGGCTATACGAATTTAACGATTGCTAATCGTACAGTTGCCAATGCACAGGCAATTATTGATGAACTTGGAACAGGTCGAGCGATTTCATTAGCACAGGCTGAAGAAACGTTAGCTGACTATGGCATTTTCGTACAAATGACGTCCGCTGGTCTTGTTGCGGGCGAGTATTCTATGCCGTTTTCACTGAATCGACTTGTAAAAGGCGCAATTGTTGCAGATATTGTGTATAATCCATTAATGACGCCTTTTTTACAAGCGGCTGAGGAAAAAGGCGCAACCGTAGTAACAGGTCTTGGCATGTTTGTACATCAAGGTGCAATCGCGTTCCAATACTGGCTCGATGAATATCCAAAAACAAATTCAATGATTGCGCGATTGAAGGCGCAATTAGGAGGACAATAA
- a CDS encoding helix-hairpin-helix domain-containing protein: protein MIQSLWQKYKKSMLLPSILGISGLCYFFFSSFDSSPPQEELIETIQPTEQLALTEPAEEEAVLQQVMIDIKGAVLHPGVYTLNPEQRIIDAVQLAGGYSEDADPTLINHAQKVQDEMVIYIPVQGEQLDETMASFHFANLAAESHTSTSNKVNVNKADNTELTTLAGIGPSKAQSIIAYREENGGFQTIEDIKKVTGIGEKTFEKLKDSITVN, encoded by the coding sequence TTGATCCAATCTTTATGGCAAAAGTATAAAAAGAGTATGTTGCTCCCTAGCATACTTGGTATCAGTGGACTTTGTTACTTCTTTTTTTCGAGTTTTGACTCTTCACCTCCCCAAGAAGAGCTCATCGAAACAATCCAACCGACAGAACAACTAGCATTAACAGAACCTGCCGAAGAAGAAGCGGTCTTACAGCAGGTGATGATTGATATAAAGGGTGCTGTATTGCATCCAGGTGTTTATACGCTAAACCCCGAACAACGTATTATCGACGCTGTACAGCTTGCTGGAGGGTATAGCGAGGATGCGGATCCAACGCTTATTAATCATGCCCAAAAGGTGCAAGATGAAATGGTGATTTATATACCTGTACAAGGTGAGCAGCTTGATGAAACGATGGCCAGTTTCCATTTTGCCAATTTAGCTGCTGAAAGTCACACGTCAACGAGTAATAAGGTGAATGTCAATAAAGCGGATAATACGGAACTGACAACATTAGCAGGTATTGGACCATCAAAGGCGCAAAGCATTATTGCGTATCGTGAGGAAAACGGAGGCTTTCAAACGATTGAGGATATAAAAAAAGTGACAGGTATCGGCGAAAAAACATTTGAAAAGCTGAAAGATTCCATTACTGTTAATTAA
- a CDS encoding nicotinate-nucleotide adenylyltransferase codes for MKKVGLLGGTFNPPHIGHLMMANEVFHALELDEVRFLPNALPPHKQAPHDASDAKRLEMVERAIQPYPHFRVESYEVDKGGVSYSYNTLAALCEREPTVKFYFIIGGDMIDSLHTWYRIDELVKLVQFVGVKRPGTEARTEYPVLMVEVPQIDLSSTLIRERLATGRTVTFLLPEAVETFIREEGLYGTRTVSSSD; via the coding sequence ATGAAAAAGGTCGGTTTACTTGGAGGTACGTTTAATCCACCACATATCGGACACTTAATGATGGCAAACGAAGTATTTCATGCATTGGAATTAGATGAGGTACGTTTTTTGCCAAATGCATTACCACCGCATAAGCAAGCTCCACATGATGCGAGTGATGCAAAACGTTTAGAAATGGTTGAGCGTGCTATACAACCATATCCGCATTTTCGTGTAGAGTCGTATGAGGTTGATAAGGGCGGCGTATCCTATTCATATAATACACTTGCTGCATTATGTGAAAGAGAGCCGACTGTAAAATTTTACTTTATCATTGGTGGGGATATGATTGATTCACTCCATACGTGGTATCGTATTGACGAGCTCGTGAAGCTTGTTCAATTCGTTGGTGTAAAGCGTCCTGGGACAGAAGCACGTACGGAGTATCCTGTATTGATGGTGGAAGTACCACAAATCGATTTATCGTCTACACTCATTCGTGAACGCCTTGCCACTGGTAGAACGGTAACCTTTTTACTGCCAGAAGCGGTAGAGACGTTTATACGAGAGGAAGGTCTTTATGGAACGCGAACAGTATCTAGCAGCGATTAA
- the yqeH gene encoding ribosome biogenesis GTPase YqeH, with translation MNEMPNCIGCGTTIQTEDKTAVGYAPPSSLEKDVVICQRCFRLKNYNEIQPVSLTDDDFLRILNGLGTQQGLIVKIVDIFDFNGSWLPGLHRFVGKNPVLLVANKADLLPKSVKPKKVINWLKREAKALGLQPIDVLLVSAHKGQGMTEAMEAIDEYRKGQNVYVVGCTNVGKSTFINRVIKQATGEGEVITTSHFPGTTLDMIEIPLDDGSALYDTPGIINHHQMAHYIDSSELKYIMPKKEIKPKVYQQNPGQSLFIGALARFDFIQGERSAFTIHVANDLPIHRTKLEKADALYAEHKGELLAPPTANFIDKLPELIRHEFSIKEAKTDVVFSGLGWITVQHANVVIAAYAPKGVQVSIRPSLI, from the coding sequence ATGAACGAAATGCCAAATTGTATTGGCTGCGGTACGACAATTCAAACAGAAGATAAAACAGCAGTAGGGTACGCACCCCCATCATCATTAGAAAAAGACGTGGTTATTTGCCAACGTTGCTTCCGTTTGAAAAATTACAATGAAATTCAACCTGTGTCATTAACAGATGACGACTTTCTACGTATTTTAAATGGTCTTGGAACACAGCAAGGCTTAATCGTAAAAATCGTTGATATTTTTGACTTCAATGGTAGCTGGTTGCCAGGGCTTCATCGCTTCGTTGGCAAAAATCCAGTGCTCTTAGTAGCGAATAAAGCTGATTTGCTTCCCAAATCAGTGAAGCCTAAAAAGGTTATTAACTGGCTGAAGCGTGAAGCAAAGGCACTTGGCTTACAACCTATTGATGTGCTATTAGTGAGCGCACATAAAGGACAAGGGATGACCGAGGCAATGGAAGCGATAGACGAATATCGCAAAGGACAAAACGTTTACGTAGTAGGTTGTACAAATGTAGGGAAATCCACGTTTATTAACCGCGTTATAAAACAGGCTACGGGTGAAGGGGAAGTCATTACAACTTCTCATTTCCCTGGAACTACGTTAGATATGATTGAAATTCCACTTGACGATGGTAGTGCATTATATGATACCCCTGGGATTATTAATCACCACCAAATGGCGCATTATATTGATTCGAGTGAATTAAAATACATTATGCCCAAAAAAGAAATTAAACCGAAAGTGTATCAGCAAAATCCAGGTCAATCCTTATTCATTGGTGCACTAGCACGATTTGACTTTATTCAAGGTGAACGTTCTGCATTTACAATACATGTTGCAAATGATCTGCCCATCCACCGTACGAAGTTAGAAAAGGCAGATGCTTTATATGCTGAGCATAAGGGCGAATTACTTGCACCACCGACAGCAAACTTTATCGACAAGCTGCCTGAATTAATCCGTCATGAGTTTTCAATAAAAGAGGCAAAAACAGATGTCGTCTTTTCAGGTCTTGGTTGGATTACAGTACAGCATGCTAATGTCGTTATTGCTGCGTATGCCCCAAAAGGTGTACAAGTTTCAATTCGTCCATCGCTCATTTAA
- a CDS encoding ComE operon protein 2: protein MERITWDQFFMAQSHLLALRSTCTRLAVGATVVRDKRIIAGGYNGSITGDEHCIEEGCYVVDNHCVRTVHAEMNALLQCAKYGTPTKGADLYVTHFPCLPCTKSIIQAGIERVYYATDYKNNSYAQELFKKAGVEVLHVPFDERKIDFLRNEKLALYIDMLNELRESGVPAEKLLPYEQKVSALFGKIQ, encoded by the coding sequence ATGGAGCGTATTACTTGGGATCAATTTTTCATGGCACAAAGCCATTTACTCGCGTTACGTAGTACTTGTACAAGACTGGCAGTCGGAGCGACGGTCGTACGCGATAAGCGTATTATAGCAGGAGGATATAACGGCTCGATTACAGGTGATGAACATTGTATTGAAGAAGGTTGCTATGTCGTGGATAATCATTGTGTCCGTACAGTGCATGCAGAGATGAATGCCTTACTGCAATGCGCAAAGTACGGTACTCCGACAAAAGGAGCAGACCTTTATGTTACACATTTCCCTTGTCTTCCATGTACAAAATCAATTATTCAAGCAGGAATTGAACGTGTCTATTATGCAACGGACTATAAAAACAATTCATATGCGCAAGAATTATTTAAAAAAGCAGGCGTAGAGGTATTGCACGTACCTTTTGATGAACGCAAAATTGACTTTTTAAGAAATGAAAAATTGGCATTGTACATAGATATGCTTAATGAATTACGTGAAAGTGGCGTGCCTGCTGAAAAATTACTCCCTTATGAACAGAAGGTGAGTGCATTATTTGGCAAAATACAATAA
- the mtnN gene encoding 5'-methylthioadenosine/S-adenosylhomocysteine nucleosidase: protein MKIAVIGAMEEEVELLRASLEDAKSKTIAGSEYTTGTYEGKEVVLLKSGIGKVNAAMSTTILLHEFKPDVVINTGSAGGYDEALEVGAVVISDEVRHHDVDVTIFGYEIGQMAGMPAAFQSDAKLMKVAEEAVKAVGEHQYGIGLICSGDAFMNDPVRVEAVRQHFPQMKAVEMEAAAVAQVCYQFGTPFVVIRALSDIAGKESNISFDEFLPVAAKHSTQIVLKAISSL, encoded by the coding sequence ATGAAAATCGCAGTTATCGGTGCAATGGAAGAGGAAGTAGAGCTGCTACGTGCATCTTTAGAGGATGCTAAAAGTAAAACAATTGCTGGCAGTGAGTATACAACAGGGACATATGAAGGAAAAGAAGTAGTATTATTAAAAAGCGGTATTGGGAAAGTCAATGCAGCAATGTCTACAACAATTTTATTGCATGAATTCAAGCCAGATGTAGTAATTAATACGGGTTCTGCTGGGGGCTACGATGAGGCACTTGAAGTAGGAGCAGTTGTTATTTCTGATGAAGTACGCCATCATGATGTCGACGTGACAATCTTCGGTTATGAAATTGGGCAAATGGCAGGAATGCCTGCTGCTTTTCAATCAGATGCAAAGCTAATGAAAGTAGCTGAGGAGGCTGTAAAAGCGGTAGGTGAACACCAATATGGTATTGGCCTAATTTGCTCAGGTGATGCTTTTATGAATGATCCTGTACGTGTAGAAGCAGTACGTCAGCATTTTCCGCAAATGAAAGCAGTAGAAATGGAAGCGGCAGCTGTTGCGCAAGTATGTTATCAATTCGGGACACCATTCGTGGTTATCCGTGCTTTATCTGATATTGCAGGGAAAGAATCGAACATTAGCTTTGATGAGTTCCTACCAGTAGCTGCTAAGCACTCTACACAAATTGTATTAAAGGCAATTTCGTCATTATAA
- a CDS encoding phosphatidylserine decarboxylase, whose product MKEKLYQRLIELTNGKQSSQLLQTIAKAKWSKRIIPSYMKIYDINLEEVSKKQQQFSSLHDFFTRELVTEARPINENPFVYTSPVDAKVESFGRIEWDMTFLVKGKPYALQDLLGNKDRAAQYADGHYIVFYLSPADYHRIHSPIDGTVLRQYTLGQTSFPVNQLGLTYGKKPISHNYRLVTELKVANDQHVAFIKVGATFVNSIVLTNTTTQWAKGEEVGYFSFGSTVVMLFEKDTITFTDNVVQGSPIRMGEAFANML is encoded by the coding sequence ATGAAAGAAAAACTTTACCAACGCTTAATAGAATTAACGAATGGCAAACAATCTTCCCAGCTTTTACAAACTATTGCTAAAGCGAAGTGGAGTAAGCGAATAATTCCAAGCTATATGAAAATATACGATATAAACCTTGAAGAGGTTTCAAAAAAACAACAACAATTTTCAAGTTTACATGATTTTTTTACAAGGGAACTTGTAACTGAGGCACGACCAATCAATGAAAATCCTTTCGTCTATACAAGTCCAGTGGATGCCAAAGTAGAATCATTTGGGCGCATCGAATGGGATATGACTTTTCTTGTCAAAGGCAAGCCATATGCACTACAGGATTTATTAGGAAATAAAGATCGTGCTGCCCAATATGCTGATGGACATTATATAGTATTTTATTTAAGTCCTGCGGATTACCATCGAATCCATAGCCCAATTGATGGCACAGTGTTAAGACAATATACACTTGGACAAACGTCTTTCCCAGTTAATCAGCTTGGGCTCACATATGGCAAAAAACCAATTTCTCATAACTACCGTCTTGTAACGGAGTTAAAAGTAGCAAATGACCAGCATGTAGCATTTATTAAAGTTGGTGCTACCTTTGTCAACTCCATTGTGCTGACAAATACAACAACGCAATGGGCAAAAGGTGAGGAAGTCGGTTATTTTTCATTTGGTTCGACAGTGGTCATGCTATTTGAAAAAGATACGATTACATTTACGGACAATGTTGTGCAAGGAAGTCCAATTCGCATGGGTGAAGCCTTTGCAAATATGCTATAA
- the greA gene encoding transcription elongation factor GreA — MSNEKQYPMTAEGKRKLEEELVKLETETRKEIVERIKIARDFGDLSENAEYDSAKEEQAFLEGRISTLKSMIRNAVIISEDETDNSVVSLGKTVTFVEIINGKPSSDEESYTIVGSAEADPMEFRISNESPIAKGLLGKGEGEEVVVQTPGGEMKVKILSIK; from the coding sequence GGGTAAACGAAAATTAGAAGAAGAATTAGTAAAATTAGAAACAGAAACACGTAAAGAAATCGTAGAGCGTATTAAAATCGCACGTGACTTCGGTGACCTTTCTGAAAATGCTGAGTACGATTCAGCTAAAGAAGAACAAGCCTTTTTAGAGGGGCGTATTTCTACTTTAAAATCAATGATTCGTAACGCAGTTATTATTTCTGAAGATGAAACAGATAACAGTGTAGTTTCTCTTGGGAAAACGGTTACATTCGTTGAAATTATTAACGGTAAACCATCTTCTGATGAAGAATCTTATACAATCGTAGGTTCAGCTGAGGCAGATCCAATGGAATTCCGCATCTCAAACGAATCACCAATTGCAAAAGGCTTACTTGGCAAAGGTGAAGGTGAAGAAGTAGTTGTACAAACACCTGGTGGCGAAATGAAAGTGAAAATTCTATCAATTAAATAA
- a CDS encoding class I SAM-dependent DNA methyltransferase: MSSYERFAHVYDELQTDIPYNSYVDWIEQHAPSKHYPSLLDIGCGTGVLGLMLANTGYNVSGIDLSEDMLAIAAERFANAGLQVPLYCMSMHELDGFEALDVVTIAIDSLNYVVEQANVYATLERIFHSLREGGQLFFDVHSLFKMNDIFLDGPFTYDDGDISYVWHTEPGDYEHSVVHQMTFYVRDGASNLYERFDEEHIQRTFPIEQYMIWLREIGFTDVEVTADFTNEAPEYESERIFIRAVK; the protein is encoded by the coding sequence GTGAGTAGCTACGAACGTTTTGCCCATGTTTACGATGAGCTTCAAACTGATATTCCATATAATAGCTATGTTGATTGGATTGAGCAACATGCACCGAGCAAACATTATCCAAGTCTTTTAGACATTGGCTGTGGCACTGGTGTTCTTGGGCTGATGTTAGCAAATACTGGCTATAATGTTAGTGGTATCGATTTGTCAGAAGATATGCTTGCTATAGCGGCAGAGCGCTTTGCTAATGCTGGTCTACAAGTACCGCTATACTGTATGTCGATGCATGAATTAGATGGCTTTGAGGCACTAGATGTTGTCACAATTGCCATTGATTCGCTTAACTATGTCGTGGAACAAGCAAATGTTTATGCAACGCTTGAACGTATTTTCCATTCTTTACGTGAAGGTGGTCAGTTATTTTTTGATGTCCACTCATTATTTAAAATGAATGACATCTTTTTAGACGGACCCTTTACGTATGATGATGGAGATATTAGCTATGTATGGCATACAGAGCCTGGTGATTATGAGCATTCTGTTGTTCATCAAATGACGTTTTATGTACGAGATGGAGCGAGCAATTTGTATGAACGCTTTGACGAAGAGCACATCCAGCGCACATTTCCAATTGAGCAATATATGATATGGCTTCGTGAAATTGGTTTTACAGATGTAGAAGTGACAGCAGATTTTACAAATGAAGCACCTGAATACGAAAGCGAACGCATTTTTATTCGTGCAGTGAAATAA
- the rsfS gene encoding ribosome silencing factor, producing the protein MTSTLLQAAYKAIDDKHGEDIVVLNMQGISLLADYFIIAHGNSDRQVQAIARELQDVAIKEGHEIRRVEGFDGARWILVDLGDVVAHVFHKDERAYYNLERLWGDAPQLDVPEA; encoded by the coding sequence ATGACTTCAACTTTATTACAAGCAGCTTACAAAGCAATCGACGACAAACATGGTGAGGATATTGTCGTTTTAAATATGCAAGGTATTTCACTATTAGCAGATTATTTCATCATTGCACACGGGAACTCAGATCGCCAAGTACAAGCGATTGCACGTGAATTACAAGATGTAGCAATCAAAGAGGGGCATGAAATTCGTCGCGTGGAAGGCTTCGATGGGGCACGATGGATTTTAGTAGACCTTGGTGATGTTGTAGCACACGTATTCCATAAAGATGAGCGTGCTTACTATAACCTAGAGCGTCTATGGGGCGATGCACCGCAATTAGACGTACCAGAGGCATAA